The Zerene cesonia ecotype Mississippi chromosome 14, Zerene_cesonia_1.1, whole genome shotgun sequence genome window below encodes:
- the LOC119832005 gene encoding probable beta-hexosaminidase fdl has translation MMSWGEALGRSTSAHFSRVGRLRRALLLLAVAACTGVALIYWRQQTGDQAHRPLHSLYSGVEPQWSWVCRNERCERLLATETSILQSLPTCNMLCASTQLWPQPTGPVSLATAAVPVSSDGFSLQIRSSPSRDVSNHLNDAFLLFTEDLRSLERSGYTENRRSDIGPARDVIVRVAVNGSGDPRLRLDTNESYKLTLQPSGNSLYVDISAFSFCGARHGFETLSQLVWVDPYAGSLLAIEAASIQDAPKFGFRGLLLDTARNFFPVNEIIRTIDAMAANKLNTFHWHISDSQSFPLKLHSAPQLTQHGAYGPAAIYTTEDVRNVVRRARLRGIRVLIEVDTPAHVGRAWAWGPTAGLGHLAHCVEVEPWSAYCGEPPCGQLNPRNPHVYQILERIYAEILQLTGVDDIFHLGGDEVSERCWTQHFNDTDPMDLWLEFTRRAMVALQRANGGKLPELTLLWSSRLTRSPYLERLEKKHYGIQIWGASRWPESRAVLDMGFRSIISHVDAWYLDCGFGSWRDNSDGHCGPYRSWQQIYEHRPWAEEMPGMSTGVEPWRVDGGEICLWTEQLGPGGLDARLWPRSAAVAERLWSDRPEGATADVYLRLDTQRTRLLAKGVEAMPLWPRWCTHNPNACL, from the exons ATGATGTCGTGGGGCGAAGCGCTGGGCCGGAGCACGTCCGCGCACTTCTCCCGCGTGGGCCGTCTCCGGCGGGCGCTGCTGTTGCTCGCGGTGGCGGCGTGCACGGGCGTCGCGCTGATCTACTGGCGCCAGCAGACCGGTGACCAGGCTCATCGACCTCTGCACAGCTTGTATTC GGGTGTGGAGCCGCAATGGTCATGGGTGTGTCGAAATGAGCGATGTGAAAGGTTGCTCGCGACCGAAACGTCTATACTACAGTCCCTTCCCACTTGCAACATGCTCTGTGCATCTACACAGCTCTGGCCACAACCAACGGGGCCTGTCAGTCTTGCCACTGCCGCCGTTCCAGTAAGCTCTGACGGATTTTCCTTGCAGATTCGATCTTCGCCATCTCGAGATGTGTCGAATCACCTCAACGACGCATTCTTATTGTTTACTGAAGACTTACGTTCGTTAGAAAGAAGCGGCTACACAGAGAATCGGCGATCGGATATCGGTCCAGCGAGGGACGTGATAGTCCGCGTGGCTGTCAACGGTAGTGGAGATCCCCGCTTGCGTCTCGATACTAATGAGAGTTATAAACTCACTTTGCAACCATCGGGTAACTCTCTTTACGTAGACATCAGCGCATTTTCGTTTTGCGGCGCCAGACACGGCTTCGAGACGTTATCTCAATTAGTATGGGTAGATCCTTACGCTGGGTCGCTTTTAGCTATAGAAGCGGCGAGTATTCAAGACGCGCCTAAATTTGGATTCCGAGGTTTATTACTAGATACGGCAAGGAACTTCTTCCCTGTAAACGAAATTATTAGAACCATAGATGCCATGGCTGCgaacaaattaaatacgttTCACTGGCACATAAGTGACTCTCAATCGTTTCCATTAAAGTTGCACAGTGCACCTCAATTAACCCAGCACGGGGCATATGGGCCAGCAGCAATATATACTACAGAAGACGTGCGTAACGTTGTACGGCGAGCTAGGCTTCGAGGTATTCGGGTCTTAATAGAAGTTGATACTCCAGCTCATGTAGGACGCGCGTGGGCGTGGGGACCAACAGCTGGCTTGGGACATCTGGCGCACTGTGTGGAAGTGGAACCATGGAGTGCGTATTGCGGTGAACCGCCTTGTGGCCAACTTAATCCTAGAAATCCACATGTCTATCAAATATTGGAACGCATTTACGCAGAAATCTTACAACTCACGGGTGTTGATGATATCTTTCACCTTGGAGGTGATGAGGTTTCCGAACGGTGTTGGACGCAGCACTTCAATGACACCGATCCAATGGACTTGTGGTTAGAATTTACACGACGCGCAATGGTTGCCTTACAGCGAGCAAACGGCGGTAAATTACCTGAACTAACGTTACTGTGGTCATCGCGGCTAACGCGATCGCCATATTTAGAAAGGCTAGAGAAAAAGCATTACGGCATTCAAATTTGGGGAGCTTCTCGATGGCCAGAATCACGAGCTGTTTTGGATATGGGATTTCGTTCGATAATATCGCATGTTGACGCTTGGTACTTAGATTGTGGTTTCGGTTCCTGGCGAGATAATTCGGACGGGCACTGTGGGCCGTATCGGTCTTGGCAGCAGATATATGAGCACAGGCCGTGGGCGGAAGAGATGCCGGGAATGTCCACTGGTGTAGAGCCGTGGCGAGTTGATGGCGGCGAAATATGTTTGTGGACTGAACAGCTGGGCCCGGGAGGTTTGGATGCTCGGTTGTGGCCAAGGTCCGCTGCTGTAGCAGAGCGATTGTGGTCTGATCGCCCCGAAGGCGCCACTGCTGATGTGTATCTCAGACTCGACACCCAACGAACGCGATTATTGGCTAAGGGTGTAGAGGCAATGCCGCTGTGGCCTCGATGGTGCACTCATAACCCTAACGCTTGTCTCTAA